In Kytococcus sedentarius DSM 20547, the sequence GTCGGGTGATGCATTGTCATCATGCTGTTGTCAAGCAGTCGCCCCCGACGGTGCGGGGACGTGCGATCCGTGTCGCGTGCGGCGAGTGCGTCAGCCCTGGCGCTGCTTGTGGCGCAGGTTGTCGCAGATCACCATGACTCGGCCGTTGCGGCGAATCACCTTGCACTTGTCACAGATCTTCTTGACGCTCGGCTGAACCTTCATGTGCCAGTGCCTTCGGATCGTGCGCACACGCCCGCGGGGCGGACCCCACAGGCGTGAACGGTGCGGATGGTGGGTGAGGCTGGGGAGCGCGGGGCTCCTCAGCGGTGGCGGAAGACGATGCGACCGCGGGACAGGTCGTACGGGCTGAGCTCCACCACCACGCGGTCCTCGGGGAGGATCCGGATGTAGTGCTGTCGCATCTTGCCCGAGATGTGGGCGAGAACCACGTGGCCGTTGGTCAGCTCCACGCGGAACATTGCGTTCGGCAGAGCCTCGACGATCGTGCCCTCGACCTCAATGACGCCGTCCTTCTTGGCCATGTCCTCCGCTACTCACTTGGTCGGCCTCCCCCCGGATGGGTTCGGCCATAGACTGCGGGCTCGGCGCCCCTCCAGCCCGAGGGCGCGAGGTGGACACACGAATACCCGACTGGTCAGCCTATCGCAGAAGGCCGCCGGGCACGAATCCGGGTCAGTCGCCCAGCGGAGCGAAGGTCGCACCCACCTCGGCCAGGCCGGCCGCTCCCCCATCCAGCTCGGTGAGCACCCAGAGCCCGCCCTCGGTCACGGCCACCGTGTTCTCCCAGTGGCAGGCGCGCGACCCGTCCTGCGTGACGACCGTCCAGTCGTCGGCGAGGGTGCGGTTGTCGGGGCTCCCCAGGGTCACCATCGGCTCGATGGCGACGGTCAACCCCTTCGGCACCGTGCCACCGGAACCCCGCGCCGCGTAGTTCGGGATCCACGGCTCCATGTGCATCTCCCGGCCGATCCCGTGGCCGCCGTACTCCTCGACGATGCCGTAGGTCAGGCCGCGCTGTGCCTCGCGCTCCTCGAGCAGCTCCTGGATGGCGTCCCCGATGGCGAAGAGCCGCCCCCCGGTACGCAGGGCCGCGATGCCGTGCCACATCGAGAGGCGCGTGTCCTCCACCAGGGCGTCGGTCGCCTCGTCGGCAGGGGCTCCGGGCACCACCCAGGAGCGCGCCGCGTCGCCGTGCCACCCGTCCACGATCGCGCCGCAGTCCACGCTCACCAGGTCACCGGCGGCCAGGCGCCGCTCCCCCGGGATGCCGTGGACGACCTCGTCGTTGACGCTCACGCAGAGGGAGCCCGGGAAGCCGTGGTAGCCCTTGAAGCTCGGGACCGCGCCGTCGCCGCGGATGGAGCCCTCCGCGATGGCGTCGAGCTCACCGGTGGTGCGACCCGGCTCGAGCGACTCCCGCACCAACTCCAGGGTGCGGGCGACGACCAGGCCGGCGACCCGCATCGCCCCCAGCTGCTGGTCGCTCTTCCCCGTGAGCCGCTTGCCGCACCCCAGCACGTCAGGCCGGGCCGGCGATGGGGTCGAGCACCTCGGTGATGCGGGCGGTCACCTCATCGACCTCGCCCAGCCCGTCCACGCGCTCGAGCAGGCCGCGCTTGTCGTAGGCCTCGCTGAGCGGCGCGGTCTGCTCGGTGTAGACGTCCATGCGGTGACGGACGACCTCCTCGGTGTCGTCCTCGCGGCCCTCGACCTCGGCGCGCTTGAGCAGGCGCTGGACGACCTCCTCGGTGTCCACCACGAGCTCGATCACGACGTCGAGCGACTGACCGGTGGCCCGCAGCATCGTGTCCAGCGCCTCGACCTGGCCGAGATTGCGCGGGTAGCCGTCCAGCAGGAAGCCCTCCTGGGCGTCGGTCTGCGCGAGCCGGTCCTCCACGATGCGGTTGGTCAGCTCGTCGGGCACCAGGGCACCCGATGCGGTGATCTCCTTGACCTGCTTGCCCAGCTCGGTCTCCGCCTTGATGTTGGCGCGGAAGATGTCGCCGGTGGAGATGGCCGGAATGCCGTAGCGCTCGGCGATGAGCGCGGCCTGGGTGCCCTTGCCGGCCCCGGGGGGGCCGAGGATGATCATGCGGGTCATCGGAGGAATCCTTCGTACTCGTGCTGCTGCAACTTGGACTCGATCTGCTTCACGGTCTGCAGTCCGACACCCACGACGATGAGCAGCGAGGCACCGCCGAAGGGGAAGTCACCGATCGCGCCGAGGCGGTCGAACGCGTAGAGCGGGATCAGGGCCAGGATGCCCAGGTACAGGGCACCGGGGGCCGTGATGCGGTTCAGGACGTAGCGCAGGTACTGGGCCGTCGGGCGGCCGGCACGCACGCCCGGCACGAAACCGCCATAGCGTTTCATGGAGTCCGCGACGTCGTCCGGGTCGAAGGTGATCGACGTGTAGAAGAAGGCGAAGAAGACGATGAGCGCGAAGTACACGATCACGTAGACCGGGTCGGTGCTCATCTGCAGGTGCCGCGAGACCCACTCCACCCAGGCCGGCGGACGCGAGCCGTCGTTGGGCGTCTGGAACTGCGCCACCATCATCGGCAGCATCAGGATGGAACTGGCGAAGATGATCGGGATCACGTTCGCCATGTTGAGCTTGAGCGGGATGTAGGTCGAGGTGCCGCCGTACATGCGGCGACCGACCATGCGCTTTGCGTACTGCACCGGGACCCGGCGCTGGCACTGCTCCACGAACACGACGATGGTGAGGATCACCAGGCCGAGCAGCAGCACCATCGCGAACTTGTCCCAGCCACGGTCCTTGATGGCCCACAACGAGCCGGGGAAGCCGGCGGCGATGGCCGTGAAGATCAGCAGCGACATGCCGTTGCCGATGCCCTTCTCGGTGATGGTCTCACCGAGCCACATCACCAGGCCGGTGCCGGCGGTGAGGGTCAGCACCATCAGGGCCACGGTGCCCAGCGACTCGCTGGTCATGACCGTCGGGCACTGGGCAGGGGTGCCACCGAAGAGCTGGTGGGGGTTGCGCGCGAAGCTGATGAGCGTGGTCGACTGCAGCACGGCCAGACCGATGGTCAGGTAGCGCGTGTACTGCGTCATCTTCGCCTGGCCCGCGGAGCCCTCCTGCTTGAGGCGCTCGAAGTGCGGGATCACCACGGTGAGCAGCTGCACGATGATGCTCGCGGTGATGTAGGGCATGATCCCCAGCGCGAAGATCGACAGCTGGAGCAGCGCTCCCCCGGAGAACATGTTCGTCAGGCCCAGCAGGGAGTTCGTCCCCGCGCCGTTGGCCTGGCAGGTCTGCACGAGGCTGTAGTCGATGCCGGGTGTGGGCACGTGCGACCCGAGGCGGAAGAGCGCCATGATCGCGAGCGTGAACAGCAACTTGCCACGCAGGTCGGGAGTCAGGAACGCCCGACCGAATGAGCTGAGCACGAAACCTCCATGTGGACCGACCTGCGGCGGCCGTCCAGTCGATCGTGCCGGGGGGCACGTCCTACGGGTGGGTGGGCGGTGCGACCTCTACCGGTCGACCCACGATGGCGCATGTGGCGCTAGGTGACCCTAACACCAGCAGGGCCCCACTCCGTCAGTGACGGGTGGGACCCTGCAAGGTTGTGGTCCGAGGACCTCAGAGCGTGGTGGTGGTGGAGCCACCCGCAGCGGAGATCTTCTGCTCGGCCGAAGCCGAGAACTTGTCGGCGGTCACGTTGACCGCGACCGAGATCTCACCGGAACCCAGCACCTTGACGGGCTGGTTCTTGCGGATGAGGCCGGCCTCGACCAGGGTCGCGGCGTTCACCTCGCCGCCCTGCGGGAAGTGCGTGGCGATCTGGTCCACGTTCACGACCTGGTAGGTCACCTTGAACGGGTTCTTGAAGCCACGCAGCTTCGGCAGACGCATGTGCAGCGGCGTCTGGCCACCCTCGAACCGCTCGGGCACCTGGTAACGAGCCTTCGTTCCCTTGGTACCGCGACCGGCGGTCTTGCCCTTCGACGCCTCACCACGACCCACACGGGTCTTGGCTTTCTTGGCACCGGGGGCGGGACGGAGGTCGTGGACCTTCAGCGGCGACTCGGCCGCCGCGGCCTGAGCCGCGTTCGTCTCCTTGGTTGCCATCCTCAGTTCACCTCCTCCATCGTCACCAGGTGGGTGACGCTCTTGACCATGCCCCGGATCTCCGGGCGGTCCGGCTTCTCGACCGTGTGGCCGATCCGCTTCAGGCCGAGGCTGCGCAGCGTCTCACGGTGCTGCGGCTTCGAGCCGATCGCGGAACGGACCTGGGTCACCTTGAGCGTGGCCATCAGGCCCCCTCTCCGGCAGCCGCGGCACGGGCGCGCAGCATCGCGGCCGGGGCCACGTCCTCGAGCGGCAGACCACGGCGCGCGGCCACGGCCTCCGGCTGCTCGAGCTGCTTCAGTGCCTTCACCGTGGCGTGCACGATGTTGATCTGGTTGTCCGAACCCAACGACTTGGTGAGCACGTCGTGGATGCCGGCGCACTCCAGGACGGCGCGGACCGGACCACCGGCGATCACACCGGTACCCGGCGAGGCCGGACGGAGCATGACGATGCCGGCAGCATCCTCACCCTGAGTGGGGTGCGGGATGGTGCCGCCGATGCGGGCGACGCGGAAGAAGTTCTTCTTCGCCTCCTCGACACCCTTGGAGATCGCCAGCGGCACCTCCTTGGCCTTGCCGTAGCCGACGCCGACGTTGCCGTCACCGTCGCCCACCACGACCAGGGCGGTGAAGCTGAAGCGACGACCACCCTTCACGACCTTGGCGACGCGGTTGATGGTGACGACGCGCTCGAGGTACTGGTTGCCCTCGTCGCGACCGCCGTCACGGCCACCGCGGCCACCACGGCCACCACGGTCGTTGCCGCCGCGGCCACCGCGGTCGTTGCGGTCGTTGCCGGACCGCTCGTTGGTGCGGTCACCAGCGCTGGTCTTCTGAGCCTCTGCGCCGGTGAGCTCGCCTCCCTGCTGAGTCTCAGCCATCAGAGGTCCTTTCCCTGAGTTGCATGGGTCATGTCAGTCATCACAGCGCCAGACCGCCCTCACGGGCACCGTCGGCCACCGCGGCGACGCGACCGGCGTACCGGTTGCCCCCACGGTCCAGGACGACGGCCTCGACACCAGCGGCCTTGGCGCGCTCGGCGACGAGCTCGCCGACCTTGCGGGCCTTGGCGGACTTGTCACCCTCGGCGCCACGCAGCTCGGTCTCCATGGTGGACGCCGACGCGAGGGTCTTGCCCTGCACGTCGTCGATCACCTGGACGAACATGTGACGGCTCGACCGGTGCACGGCCAGACGGGGACGCTCGGCCGTGCCGGAGACCTTCTTGCGCAGACGGGCGTGGCGACGGTCGCGCGCGGCGACGTTGCCCTTGGCGCGCTTCACGATCTTTGCCATGGCTTACTTACCAGCCTTTCCGACCTTGCGGCGGATGTGCTCGCCTTCGTAGCGCACACCCTTGGCCTTGTACGGGTCGGGCTTGCGCAGCTTGCGGATGTTGGCCGCGACCTCGCCCACGAGCTGCTTGTCGATGCCGCTCACGGAGAACCGGGTCGGGCTCTCGACGGCGAAGGTGATGCCCTCGGGGGCCTTCACCAGGATCGGGTGCGAGTAGCCCAGGGCGAACTCGAGGTCCGAGCCCTTGGCCACCACGCGGTAACCGGTGCCGTTGATCTCGAGGGTCTTGGAGTACCCCTCGGTCACACCGACCACCATGTTCTGCACCAGACTGCGGCTCAGACCGTGACGGGCGCGGGAGTCGCGCTCGTCGTCCGGGCGGGACAGCTCCACGGCACCCTCGTCGTTCTTCGCGGCCGTGATCGGTCCGGGGATCGTGACGGAGAGCTCACCCTTGGGGCCCTTGACCTTCACGTCCTGGCCATCGATGGTCACGTCGACACCACTGGGCACAGTGACGGGAAGACGTCCAATACGAGACATTCTCTAGTTCCTTCCTCGTCCTGGGCTCACCAGACGTAGGCGAGGACTTCCCCACCCACGCCCTTGGCTGCAGCCTGCTTGTCGGTCAGAAGGCCCGACGAGGTCGACAGGATCGCGATACCCAGGCCACCAAGGACCTTGGGCAGGTTGGTCGACTTCGCGTACACACGCAGGCCGGGCTTGGACACCCGACGAACACCTGCGATGGAACGCTCCCGGTTCGGGCCGTACTTCAGGGAGATGACGAGGGTCTTGCCGACCTCCGCCTCCTCCTCGGTCCACTCACCGATGTAACCCTCGGCCTTGAGGATGTCAGCGATGTGGGCCTTCAGCTTCGAGAACGGCATGCGGACCTCGTCGTGCTGCGCCGAGTTGGCGTTGCGCACGCGGGTCAGCATGTCCGCGATCGGATCAGTCATGGTCATGGGCAGTCGCGCCCTTCCTCATCCTGGTTTCGCCGGGTGGAGCGGTGGTCCGCTCCCCTCGCGCCGCAGCGCACCCGGGGACCTGTGATGGAGTGGAGTGGATGGAGAACGTGGGTCACCAAGAGGACTTGGTGACGCCCGGGAGCTGGCCGGCGTGGGCCATCTCGCGCAGGCAGATGCGGCACAGGCCGAACTTGCGGTACACCGAGTGCGGGCGTCCGCACCGCTGGCACCGCGTGTAGGCGCGCACGGCGAACTTCTGCTTCTTGGCAGCCTTGTTCTTCAGAGCGGTCTTCGCCACGATCAGTTCTCCTTGAACGGGAAGCCCAGCGCGCGAAGCAGCGCACGGCCCTCGTCGTCGGTCTCGGCGGTGGTCACGACCGTGATGTCCATCCCGCGGACGCGGTCGATCTTGTCCTGGTCGATCTCGTGGAACATGGACTGCTC encodes:
- the rplR gene encoding 50S ribosomal protein L18: MAKIVKRAKGNVAARDRRHARLRKKVSGTAERPRLAVHRSSRHMFVQVIDDVQGKTLASASTMETELRGAEGDKSAKARKVGELVAERAKAAGVEAVVLDRGGNRYAGRVAAVADGAREGGLAL
- the rpmJ gene encoding 50S ribosomal protein L36; translation: MKVQPSVKKICDKCKVIRRNGRVMVICDNLRHKQRQG
- the secY gene encoding preprotein translocase subunit SecY translates to MLSSFGRAFLTPDLRGKLLFTLAIMALFRLGSHVPTPGIDYSLVQTCQANGAGTNSLLGLTNMFSGGALLQLSIFALGIMPYITASIIVQLLTVVIPHFERLKQEGSAGQAKMTQYTRYLTIGLAVLQSTTLISFARNPHQLFGGTPAQCPTVMTSESLGTVALMVLTLTAGTGLVMWLGETITEKGIGNGMSLLIFTAIAAGFPGSLWAIKDRGWDKFAMVLLLGLVILTIVVFVEQCQRRVPVQYAKRMVGRRMYGGTSTYIPLKLNMANVIPIIFASSILMLPMMVAQFQTPNDGSRPPAWVEWVSRHLQMSTDPVYVIVYFALIVFFAFFYTSITFDPDDVADSMKRYGGFVPGVRAGRPTAQYLRYVLNRITAPGALYLGILALIPLYAFDRLGAIGDFPFGGASLLIVVGVGLQTVKQIESKLQQHEYEGFLR
- the rpsH gene encoding 30S ribosomal protein S8, which codes for MTMTDPIADMLTRVRNANSAQHDEVRMPFSKLKAHIADILKAEGYIGEWTEEEAEVGKTLVISLKYGPNRERSIAGVRRVSKPGLRVYAKSTNLPKVLGGLGIAILSTSSGLLTDKQAAAKGVGGEVLAYVW
- the rpsE gene encoding 30S ribosomal protein S5, which translates into the protein MAETQQGGELTGAEAQKTSAGDRTNERSGNDRNDRGGRGGNDRGGRGGRGGRDGGRDEGNQYLERVVTINRVAKVVKGGRRFSFTALVVVGDGDGNVGVGYGKAKEVPLAISKGVEEAKKNFFRVARIGGTIPHPTQGEDAAGIVMLRPASPGTGVIAGGPVRAVLECAGIHDVLTKSLGSDNQINIVHATVKALKQLEQPEAVAARRGLPLEDVAPAAMLRARAAAAGEGA
- the rplO gene encoding 50S ribosomal protein L15 → MATKETNAAQAAAAESPLKVHDLRPAPGAKKAKTRVGRGEASKGKTAGRGTKGTKARYQVPERFEGGQTPLHMRLPKLRGFKNPFKVTYQVVNVDQIATHFPQGGEVNAATLVEAGLIRKNQPVKVLGSGEISVAVNVTADKFSASAEQKISAAGGSTTTTL
- the infA gene encoding translation initiation factor IF-1; protein product: MAKKDGVIEVEGTIVEALPNAMFRVELTNGHVVLAHISGKMRQHYIRILPEDRVVVELSPYDLSRGRIVFRHR
- a CDS encoding type Z 30S ribosomal protein S14, producing the protein MAKTALKNKAAKKQKFAVRAYTRCQRCGRPHSVYRKFGLCRICLREMAHAGQLPGVTKSSW
- the rplF gene encoding 50S ribosomal protein L6, coding for MSRIGRLPVTVPSGVDVTIDGQDVKVKGPKGELSVTIPGPITAAKNDEGAVELSRPDDERDSRARHGLSRSLVQNMVVGVTEGYSKTLEINGTGYRVVAKGSDLEFALGYSHPILVKAPEGITFAVESPTRFSVSGIDKQLVGEVAANIRKLRKPDPYKAKGVRYEGEHIRRKVGKAGK
- the map gene encoding type I methionyl aminopeptidase: MLGCGKRLTGKSDQQLGAMRVAGLVVARTLELVRESLEPGRTTGELDAIAEGSIRGDGAVPSFKGYHGFPGSLCVSVNDEVVHGIPGERRLAAGDLVSVDCGAIVDGWHGDAARSWVVPGAPADEATDALVEDTRLSMWHGIAALRTGGRLFAIGDAIQELLEEREAQRGLTYGIVEEYGGHGIGREMHMEPWIPNYAARGSGGTVPKGLTVAIEPMVTLGSPDNRTLADDWTVVTQDGSRACHWENTVAVTEGGLWVLTELDGGAAGLAEVGATFAPLGD
- a CDS encoding adenylate kinase → MTRMIILGPPGAGKGTQAALIAERYGIPAISTGDIFRANIKAETELGKQVKEITASGALVPDELTNRIVEDRLAQTDAQEGFLLDGYPRNLGQVEALDTMLRATGQSLDVVIELVVDTEEVVQRLLKRAEVEGREDDTEEVVRHRMDVYTEQTAPLSEAYDKRGLLERVDGLGEVDEVTARITEVLDPIAGPA
- the rpmD gene encoding 50S ribosomal protein L30, whose amino-acid sequence is MATLKVTQVRSAIGSKPQHRETLRSLGLKRIGHTVEKPDRPEIRGMVKSVTHLVTMEEVN